In Phreatobacter cathodiphilus, the genomic window CTGATCCAGACGATCCTGCGCGAGCACGGCGTCCAGCCTTCCACGGTGCGCATGGTCGAGGTCCTGCCATGGGAGACCGCGGACATCTTCCGCAAGAAGCAGATCGAGGCGCTGGTCACCGTCGGCCCGCCCTCCTCCAAGCCGGTGGCCGACGCCCTGTCCGGCCTGGTGCGCGAGACGCCGGACGGCAAGGTGATCCTCGTGCCCGTCCGCGAGGCCGAGGCGGTGGCCGACCGCGTCGCCTACCTCGAATCCATGGACGTCATCGCCGGGTCCTTCGGCTCCAACCCGCCGCGGCCGGCCGAGAACTTCCCGACCCTCGGCGTCGTCCATTATCTCGTGGCGCGCCGCGGGGTTGATGATGCGGTCGCCTCCGAATTCACCCAACAGCTCTTCACGCTGCGCCCGGCGCTCGCCGCCCAGCACCCGGCCGCCAACCGCCTGGAGGTGCCGGACACGGAGAAGGGCTCCTCCGTCCAGGTCCATCCCGGGGCGCTCGCCTATCTCACGGGCGAGCAGAAGACCTTCGTCGAGAAATACAGCGACTATCTCTATCTCGCCATTTTCGGCCTCTCACTCGGCGGCTCGGCCGTTGCCGCCGTCCTCGGCTATTTCGGCCTCGGCCGCCGCGACAAGGACCCCGGGCACCTGCCCGAGGTTCTGATGATGCTGCGCCAGGTGCGGGCCACCGACGACAACGACGTGCTCGACGAGATCGCCCACCGCGCCGACGACATCTTCGTCGAATCGATCGAGGCCTCGAAGCGCCCGGATTTCGATTCCAGCCAGTTCGCCACGCTCACCCTCGCCCTCGACCGTCTCAACGCCTCCATCGCCGACCGGCGCCGCACCATCGCGATGATGGAGGATGTCGAGGAGGAGGAACAGCCTCCGGCACCCGTGGCGGTGACCATCGCCCGGGGGTGACGAGGCGGGCCGGCAAAGCTATAGGATCGGTCCGTCGCCGCTGAGGAGGACCGTGGTGGTAGCGCCCCGGATGGAAAGCCGGACCAGTTCGATCGAGGAGGCCTGCATCGCCAAGGGGATGCGGATGACCGATCAGCGCCGCGTCATCGCCAGGGTCATCGAGGCGGCGGCCGACCATCCCGACGTGGAGGAGCTGCACCGCCGGGCGGCCTCGGTCGATTCGAACATCTCGCTGTCCACCGTCTATCGTACGGTGAAGCTGTTCGAGGATTCCGGCATCATCACCCGCCATGCCTTCGGCGACGGCCGGGCCCGCTACGAGACCATTCCGGAGGCCCATCACGACCACCTGATCGACCTGCGGTCGGGCCGGGTGGTCGAGTTCCAGTCCGAGGAGATCGAACGCCTGCAGGCCGAGGTCGCCCGCAAGCTCGGCTATCGGCTGGTCGACCATCGCCTCGAACTCTATTGCGTGCCGCTCGATGAAGAATCCTGACAGGCCGGGCACCGAGTTCGGGCGCGGAGGCCCCAGCGTCTTCGATACGATCCGCGCCCTGGTCTGGCTCGCGCTGATCATCGCCGCCGCTCTGGTGCTGCTGCCGGCGCAGATGATCGCCCACGGTCTCGGCCTCTCTGCCCGGCGCACCATCCCGATCCTCTTCCACCGCATCGTGCTCAGGGCGCTCGGCGCCAGGATCACCGTGCGCGGCGAGCCGACCTCCCACCGCCCCGCCCTCTTCGTGCCCAACCACGTCTCGTGGATGGACATCATGGTGCTGGGCGCCTTCGCCCCCCTCTCCTTCGTCGCCAAGTCCGAGATCGCGACATGGCCGCTCTTCGGCTATCTCGCGCGTCTGCAGCGCTCGATCTTCGTCGACCGCGACCGCCGCCACACCACCTCCCGCACGGCGGAGGAGATGATCGCGCGCATGCGCGAGGGCGAGCCCGTGGTCCTCTTCGCCGAGGGCACCTCTTCCGACGGCAACCGTGTCCTGCGCTTCCGGCCCGCCCTGGTGGGAGCCGCCGAGAGCCTGGCGCGCGCCACCGGCGAGACGGTCTGGATCCAGCCCATCGCCCTCGCCTACCGCCGCATCAACGGCCTGCCCGCGGGCCGCCAGCATCGCCCCCGCATCTCCTGGGTCGGCGACATCGAGCTGGTGCCCCATGCCTGGGCGCTGCTCAAGGACGGTGCCGTCGACGTCGATCTCATCTTCGGCAATCCCGTGCCCTTCGATCCCAGCGCCGACCGCAAGGCCATCGCTCATTTCCTCGAACAGCGCGTGCGCGGCCTGCATGCCTCCGCCCTCACCGGCAAGGAGGAGAACCTGCCGCCGCTCGCCGCTCTCTGACGGCTGCTGTCCGGCTCAGGCGAGGCCGAGCTGCGCGAGCATCGCGTCGAGACTTTCGGCGGGGACCGCCATCACGTCCGGCAGCGTCGTCCAGATCAACCAGGCCTCGACCGGCCGGCCCGGCACGATGCCGGCGAGCAGCGCCCGGTAGATGGCGAGCTGCGCGAGATAGGCCTCGGGCACGTCGTCGAGGCGGACGGGCGCCGGGACGTTGGTCTTGAAATCGGCGATGATCACCCGCTCCGGCGTCACCAGGAGCCGATCGATCTGGCCGGAGACCGGCTTGCCGCCGAGCCGCCCGGCGACCGGCACCTCCGCCCGGCTTCCCGGGCCGAACAGGCCCGCCACGCGCGGATCGGTCATCACCCGCATCGCCTCCTCGGCGAGACGCGCCGCCTGCTCGTCCT contains:
- a CDS encoding TAXI family TRAP transporter solute-binding subunit; protein product: MSRTRLAALSILCALIGCAALVTFWYNRPTTVTIAVGPSGSEAARLIDGFRLALQRERSSVRLRLVSSDSPSDSAARLEREDVDFAIVRADISMPPSAMVVAVWQRNPVILSAPATAGIERWTDLGGKTIGVMGRGVGYNIRLIQTILREHGVQPSTVRMVEVLPWETADIFRKKQIEALVTVGPPSSKPVADALSGLVRETPDGKVILVPVREAEAVADRVAYLESMDVIAGSFGSNPPRPAENFPTLGVVHYLVARRGVDDAVASEFTQQLFTLRPALAAQHPAANRLEVPDTEKGSSVQVHPGALAYLTGEQKTFVEKYSDYLYLAIFGLSLGGSAVAAVLGYFGLGRRDKDPGHLPEVLMMLRQVRATDDNDVLDEIAHRADDIFVESIEASKRPDFDSSQFATLTLALDRLNASIADRRRTIAMMEDVEEEEQPPAPVAVTIARG
- a CDS encoding Fur family transcriptional regulator, with the protein product MESRTSSIEEACIAKGMRMTDQRRVIARVIEAAADHPDVEELHRRAASVDSNISLSTVYRTVKLFEDSGIITRHAFGDGRARYETIPEAHHDHLIDLRSGRVVEFQSEEIERLQAEVARKLGYRLVDHRLELYCVPLDEES
- a CDS encoding lysophospholipid acyltransferase family protein — translated: MKNPDRPGTEFGRGGPSVFDTIRALVWLALIIAAALVLLPAQMIAHGLGLSARRTIPILFHRIVLRALGARITVRGEPTSHRPALFVPNHVSWMDIMVLGAFAPLSFVAKSEIATWPLFGYLARLQRSIFVDRDRRHTTSRTAEEMIARMREGEPVVLFAEGTSSDGNRVLRFRPALVGAAESLARATGETVWIQPIALAYRRINGLPAGRQHRPRISWVGDIELVPHAWALLKDGAVDVDLIFGNPVPFDPSADRKAIAHFLEQRVRGLHASALTGKEENLPPLAAL